DNA from Petropleomorpha daqingensis:
CGGCGATCACCCGCCCGCCGGGCAGCCCGACCGCCGCCAGGTTGGCCCGCAGCACCGGCAGCACCCGCTGCCCGGACTCGACGAAGACCACCTCGGCCGCGCCCCGCGACAGCGCCTCGAGGCCGAGGGCACCGGATCCCGCGTAGAGGTCGAGCACCCGGGCGCCGTCGAGGTCGAGCAGCGAGCCGAGCGAGTTGAACAGCCCCTCGCGGGCGCGGTCGCCGGTGGGCCGCACCCCCGACGCCGGGACCTTGAGCCGCCGGCCCCCCGCGGCCCCGGCGATCAGCCGCGTCATGCCTTCTCCAGCCACTCCGCGCGCTCGTCGGTGGCCAGCGCCGCGACCTCGGCCGCGAGCCCGGGGTGGTCGGCGAGACCGCGGTCGGACTCGAGCAGCACCTGGGCCTCGGCCCGGGCGGCGGCGATGAGCTCCTCGTCCTCGAGCAGCGAGAGCAGCTTGACCCCCGACCGGCTGCCGGACTGCGCGGCGCCGAGGATGTCGCCCTCGCGGCGGGTCTCCAGGTCGAGGCGGGCCAGCTCGAAGCCGTCGGAGGTGCCCGCGACCGCGGCCAGCCGGTACCCGGTCGAGGACTCCGTCGGCGCCTCGGTGACCAGCAGGCAGAGACCCTGGTGCTTGCCGCGGGCGACCCGGCCGCGCAGCTGGTGCAGCTGGCTGACGCCGAACCGGTCGGCGTCCATGACCACCATCACCGTGGCGTTGGGCACGTCGACGCCGACCTCGACCACCGTCGTCGCGACGAGCACGTCGATCTCACCGGCGGCGAACGCGCGCATGCGGGCGTCCTTCTCCTCCGGGGCGAGCCGGCCGTGCAGGACGTCGAGCCGCAGCCCGGCGAGCGGTCCGCCCGCCAGCTCGTCGGCGACCTCGAGGACGGCCTTCGGCGGACGGCGGTCCTCCCCCGCTCCCTCGTCCCCGCTCGGCGCGCCGTCCCCGCTCTCGGGCTCGTCCGGATCGGCGCCGTC
Protein-coding regions in this window:
- the rsmD gene encoding 16S rRNA (guanine(966)-N(2))-methyltransferase RsmD, whose product is MTRLIAGAAGGRRLKVPASGVRPTGDRAREGLFNSLGSLLDLDGARVLDLYAGSGALGLEALSRGAAEVVFVESGQRVLPVLRANLAAVGLPGGRVIAGSVPAVVAGPAPARFDLVLADPPYATGVEEVLGVLRALVAGRWLADDAVVVVERSSREEPWEWPTPLAGLRDRRYGEALLRYGRLS